One stretch of Columba livia isolate bColLiv1 breed racing homer chromosome 29, bColLiv1.pat.W.v2, whole genome shotgun sequence DNA includes these proteins:
- the CDK2 gene encoding cyclin-dependent kinase 2 isoform X2 — protein sequence MENFQKVEKIGEGTYGVVYKARNKVTGEVVALKKIRLDTETEGVPSTAIREISLLKELNHPNIVKLLDVIHTENKLYLVFEFLHQDLKKFMDSASISGIALPLIKSYLFQLLQGLAFCHAHRVLHRDLKPQNLLINADGAIKLADFGLARAFGVPVRTYTHEVVTLWYRAPEILLGCKYYSTAVDIWSLGCIFAEMITRRALFPGDSEIDQLFRIFRTLGTPDEAAWPGVTAMPDYKPSFPKWARQDFGKVVPPLDEEGRKLLAQMLHYDPNKRISAKAALGHPFFRDVTRAVPHLRL from the exons ATGGAGAACTTCCAGAAGGTGGAGAAGATCGGGGAGGGCACGTACGGGGTCGTGTACAAGGCCCGGAACAAGGTGACGGGGGAGGTGGTGGCGCTGAAGAAGATCCGGCTGGACAC GGAAACCgagggtgtccccagcaccgcCATCCGGGAGATCTCGCTGCTCAAGGAGCTTAATCACCCCAATATCGTCAA GCTGCTGGACGTGATCCACACGGAGAACAAGCTCTACCTGGTCTTCGAGTTCCTGCACCAGGACCTGAAGAAGTTCATGGACTCGGCCTCCATCAGCGGCATCGCGCTGCCCCTCATCAAG AGCTACCtgttccagctgctgcaggggctggcGTTCTGCCACGCTCACCGCGTGCTGCACCGCGACCTCAAGCCCCAGAACCTGCTCATCAACGCCGACGGCGCCATCAAGCTGGCGGATTTCGGGCTGGCCCGCGCCTTCGGGGTGCCCGTGCGCACCTACACCCACGAG GTGGTGACGCTTTGGTACCGAGCCCCCGAGATCCTGCTGGGCTGCAAGTACTACTCGACAGCTGTTGACATCTGGAGCTTGGGCTGCATCTTTGCCGAGATG ATCACCCGCCGCGCGCTGTTCCCGGGGGACTCGGAGATCGACCAGCTGTTCCGCATCTTCCGCACGCTGGGGACGCCGGACGAGGCCGCCTGGCCCGGGGTCACCGCCATGCCCGACTACAAGCCCAGCTTCCCCAAGTGGGCCCGGCAGGACTTCGGCAAAGTCGTGCCCCCCCTGGACGAGGAGGGGCGGAAGCTGCTGGCG CAAATGCTGCACTACGACCCCAACAAGCGCATCTCGGCCAAGGCGGCGCTGGGACACCCCTTCTTCCGCGATGTCACCAGGGCTGTCCCCCACCTGCGGCTCTGA
- the RAB5B gene encoding ras-related protein Rab-5B: MSSRGAARPNGQSQPSKICQFKLVLLGESAVGKSSLVLRFVKGQFHEYQESTIGAAFLTQSVCLDDTTVKFEIWDTAGQERYHSLAPMYYRGAQAAIVVYDITNQETFARAKTWVKELQRQASPSIVIALAGNKADLASKRMVEYEEAQAYADDNSLLFMETSAKTAMNVNDLFLAIAKKLPKTEPQSTGGAGGRSRGVDLHEQNPQSRSQCCSN; encoded by the exons ATGAGCAGCCGAGGAGCCGCCCGGCCGAACGGGCAGTCCCAGCCCAGTAAGATCTGCCAGTTCAAACTGGTGCTACTGGGCGAGTCGGCGGTGGGGAAATCCAGCCTGGTGCTGCGCTTCGTCAAGGGCCAGTTCCACGAGTACCAGGAGAGCACCATCGGCG CCGCGTTTCTCACACAATCCGTCTGCCTGGACGACACGACGGTGAAGTTCGAGATCTGGGACACGGCCGGGCAGGAGCGGTACCACAGCCTGGCCCCCATGTACTACCGGGGGGCTCAGGCCGCCATCGTGGTCTACGACATCACCAACCAG GAAACCTTCGCGCGCGCCAAGACCTGGGTGAAGGAGCTGCAGCGCCAGGCCAGCCCCAGCATCGTCATCGCCCTGGCCGGCAACAAGGCCGACCTGGCCAGCAAGCGCATGGTGGAGTACGAG GAGGCGCAGGCGTACGCCGACGACAACAGCCTCTTGTTCATGGAGACGTCGGCCAAGACGGCCATGAACGTCAACGATCTCTTCTTGGCCATCG CCAAGAAGCTGCCAAAGACGGAGCCGCAGAGCACGGGGGGCGCCGGGGGCCGCAGCCGGGGGGTCGACCTGCACGAGCAGAACCCGCAGAGCCGGAGCCAGTGCTGTAGCAACTGA
- the CDK2 gene encoding cyclin-dependent kinase 2 isoform X1 gives MENFQKVEKIGEGTYGVVYKARNKVTGEVVALKKIRLDTETEGVPSTAIREISLLKELNHPNIVKLLDVIHTENKLYLVFEFLHQDLKKFMDSASISGIALPLIKSYLFQLLQGLAFCHAHRVLHRDLKPQNLLINADGAIKLADFGLARAFGVPVRTYTHEVVTLWYRAPEILLGCKYYSTAVDIWSLGCIFAEMITRRALFPGDSEIDQLFRIFRTLGTPDEAAWPGVTAMPDYKPSFPKWARQDFGKVVPPLDEEGRKLLADSRAHPSPAPSDPSVPSRLSGSRGARRRQQRQERPGHEQPRSRPAERAVPAQ, from the exons ATGGAGAACTTCCAGAAGGTGGAGAAGATCGGGGAGGGCACGTACGGGGTCGTGTACAAGGCCCGGAACAAGGTGACGGGGGAGGTGGTGGCGCTGAAGAAGATCCGGCTGGACAC GGAAACCgagggtgtccccagcaccgcCATCCGGGAGATCTCGCTGCTCAAGGAGCTTAATCACCCCAATATCGTCAA GCTGCTGGACGTGATCCACACGGAGAACAAGCTCTACCTGGTCTTCGAGTTCCTGCACCAGGACCTGAAGAAGTTCATGGACTCGGCCTCCATCAGCGGCATCGCGCTGCCCCTCATCAAG AGCTACCtgttccagctgctgcaggggctggcGTTCTGCCACGCTCACCGCGTGCTGCACCGCGACCTCAAGCCCCAGAACCTGCTCATCAACGCCGACGGCGCCATCAAGCTGGCGGATTTCGGGCTGGCCCGCGCCTTCGGGGTGCCCGTGCGCACCTACACCCACGAG GTGGTGACGCTTTGGTACCGAGCCCCCGAGATCCTGCTGGGCTGCAAGTACTACTCGACAGCTGTTGACATCTGGAGCTTGGGCTGCATCTTTGCCGAGATG ATCACCCGCCGCGCGCTGTTCCCGGGGGACTCGGAGATCGACCAGCTGTTCCGCATCTTCCGCACGCTGGGGACGCCGGACGAGGCCGCCTGGCCCGGGGTCACCGCCATGCCCGACTACAAGCCCAGCTTCCCCAAGTGGGCCCGGCAGGACTTCGGCAAAGTCGTGCCCCCCCTGGACGAGGAGGGGCGGAAGCTGCTGGCG GACAGCCGAGCGCACCCCAGCCCCGCACCCAGCGACCCCTCGGTGCCTTCCCGGCTCTCCGGTTCCCGGGGCGCGCGGCGCCGGCAGCAGCGGCAGGAGCGACCAGGCCATGAGCAGCCGAGGAGCCGCCCGGCCGAACGGGCAGTCCCAGCCCAGTAA